One genomic region from Pseudanabaena sp. FACHB-2040 encodes:
- the trmFO gene encoding FADH(2)-oxidizing methylenetetrahydrofolate--tRNA-(uracil(54)-C(5))-methyltransferase TrmFO — translation MQPIHVIGGGLAGTEAAWQIARAGIPVVLHEMRPLKQSPAHHSEHLAELVCSNSFGAQATDRASGLLHEELRQLGSIVIGKANQHQVPAGGALAVDRGVFSQDLTETLANHPLIELRRNEVTHIPEEGVVVLTTGPLTSEALSTDLLRLTGQAYMSFFDAASPIVVGDSINREVAFMASRYDRGEAAYLNCPMNREQYLQFWQSLCEAEQAELKDFERETAKFFEGCLPIEEMARRGEDTMRYGPLKPVGLFDARFGDFKDPDNKDKKPYAVVQLRQEDRAGNLWNIVGFQTNLRWGEQKRVFQLIPGLENAEFVRMGVMHRNTFINSPELLSAGLQFKTRPTLLAAGQLVGTEGYTAATAGGWLAGTNAARVALGQAPLTLPVTTMMGSLFDFISSAEPKHFQPMPPNFGILPALPTKIKNKRERYGKYCDRSLTDLLTWASQHSIQLKQRDLVVSA, via the coding sequence ATGCAGCCGATTCATGTAATTGGGGGAGGATTGGCCGGAACTGAGGCGGCATGGCAAATTGCGCGGGCGGGCATACCGGTGGTGCTCCATGAAATGCGGCCCCTAAAGCAGTCTCCAGCTCACCACTCAGAGCATTTGGCAGAATTGGTGTGCAGCAACTCCTTTGGGGCTCAGGCGACCGACCGGGCATCGGGATTGCTCCACGAAGAACTGCGGCAGCTAGGCTCTATTGTTATCGGCAAGGCAAATCAGCATCAGGTGCCAGCGGGAGGAGCCTTGGCTGTGGATCGAGGCGTGTTTAGCCAGGATTTGACCGAGACGCTGGCAAATCACCCGCTGATTGAGCTGCGGCGGAACGAAGTTACCCACATTCCCGAGGAGGGTGTGGTGGTGCTGACCACAGGGCCACTGACCAGTGAGGCGCTGTCTACCGATCTGCTGCGGTTGACCGGACAGGCCTACATGAGCTTTTTTGATGCGGCTAGCCCCATTGTGGTGGGTGACAGCATCAACCGCGAGGTGGCGTTTATGGCTTCGCGCTACGACCGAGGCGAGGCAGCTTATCTGAACTGCCCCATGAACCGGGAGCAGTACCTACAGTTTTGGCAATCCCTCTGTGAAGCAGAGCAGGCAGAGCTGAAGGATTTTGAGCGAGAGACGGCGAAGTTTTTTGAGGGTTGTCTGCCGATTGAGGAGATGGCGCGGCGGGGAGAAGACACCATGCGCTATGGTCCGCTCAAGCCCGTAGGGCTTTTTGACGCCCGATTTGGCGACTTTAAAGACCCCGACAACAAAGACAAAAAGCCCTACGCCGTGGTGCAGCTGCGGCAGGAAGATCGAGCCGGTAACCTGTGGAACATCGTGGGCTTTCAGACTAACTTGCGCTGGGGCGAGCAGAAGCGCGTCTTTCAGCTCATTCCCGGTCTGGAAAATGCTGAATTTGTCCGCATGGGGGTGATGCACCGCAACACCTTTATCAACTCGCCAGAGCTGCTGAGCGCGGGTTTGCAGTTCAAAACCCGTCCAACGCTGCTGGCAGCGGGTCAATTGGTGGGCACAGAAGGCTACACTGCCGCCACTGCTGGGGGCTGGCTGGCTGGCACTAATGCCGCTCGCGTTGCCCTAGGCCAAGCCCCGCTAACGCTGCCGGTAACCACAATGATGGGATCGCTGTTTGACTTCATCAGCTCGGCAGAACCGAAGCACTTTCAGCCGATGCCGCCTAACTTCGGCATTTTACCGGCGCTGCCGACCAAGATTAAGAACAAGCGGGAGCGATATGGGAAGTATTGCGATCGCAGCCTCACCGATCTCTTAACCTGGGCCAGTCAACACAGCATTCAGCTAAAGCAGCGGGATTTGGTTGTTAGCGCTTAG
- a CDS encoding vitamin K epoxide reductase family protein, translating to MDPQQLSRELREGTSPDLQRRRQIIGLSMLGATMGQLVSLYQTGIIKHLPDPPVSIFDADKVDSSEYAYKRLDTPDGLMMVTTYALTAWLAGAGGEDRAKTQPLLPIAMGAKLLLDIATNVKLASEEWQENKALCEYCQLASLASLASFAIALPEITTAVQTLMGDSK from the coding sequence ATGGATCCCCAACAGTTGAGCCGCGAACTGCGGGAAGGCACTAGCCCCGACCTGCAGCGCCGCCGCCAGATTATCGGTCTATCGATGCTTGGAGCTACGATGGGCCAGCTTGTCTCTCTTTACCAAACAGGTATTATCAAGCATTTGCCTGACCCTCCCGTGTCGATTTTCGACGCTGATAAGGTTGATTCGTCTGAGTATGCTTACAAGCGGCTCGACACACCAGATGGCCTAATGATGGTTACGACCTACGCCCTCACGGCTTGGTTAGCGGGCGCAGGTGGCGAAGACCGGGCCAAAACTCAGCCTCTGCTGCCCATTGCGATGGGAGCCAAGCTGCTGCTAGATATCGCTACCAACGTCAAACTAGCGAGTGAGGAATGGCAGGAAAATAAGGCGCTTTGCGAATACTGTCAGCTGGCTTCACTGGCTTCACTGGCTTCATTTGCGATCGCACTGCCCGAAATCACGACTGCTGTTCAGACCCTGATGGGTGACAGTAAATAA
- a CDS encoding ChaB family protein, which translates to MPNENTEYQSNEASSQESQVHSSKSDNNVADYNEDVLPQEAQSLPQEAKQIFMAAFKSAVDDGLSEGGAHDVAWSSVRNTFAQDESGEWYFKAERREVGSNTGTMPNS; encoded by the coding sequence ATGCCTAACGAAAATACAGAATATCAAAGCAACGAAGCTTCATCTCAAGAGTCACAAGTCCACAGCTCCAAGTCTGACAACAACGTCGCTGACTATAATGAAGATGTTTTGCCCCAAGAGGCCCAGTCCCTGCCTCAAGAGGCCAAGCAAATCTTTATGGCAGCCTTCAAGAGCGCCGTTGATGATGGCCTCAGCGAAGGCGGAGCCCACGACGTAGCTTGGAGCTCGGTCAGAAATACTTTCGCTCAAGATGAGAGCGGAGAATGGTACTTCAAGGCTGAGCGCCGCGAAGTTGGCAGCAACACGGGCACCATGCCTAACTCCTAG
- a CDS encoding MFS transporter: MPNRTDRFRPQPHTEAADRAIRLKQHKALFGLLSLAAGLIFLQGYMIAPLIPRLAEVFNVPVQEIGFIVPAYMLSYALMALFYGVLSDRFGRWSIIRISLIIFVVCTALTATAQTAAQLSFWRLLTGLGASGVIPLTFALVGDLFPFEQRGSKLGLVFAAMEGGMAAGSAGGAILEPFIGWRWLFVGTAVLAAIVLWRLHPYGALFDTPKVDKLPSLRQVFRGYSQILSSFRGQRTYAYVLWNGIYHSGVYTWLGLYLSQRYGMDALSIGLTILGYGIPGLLLSSLIGRAVDRWGRRWLVPLGLVMAALAGLAMIPKIPAVGTTLAVLVLSLGYDLTQPLFVGIVTDLGDENSLGQTMGLKVFTLFTGFGVGSLVFGELLRFGFGPSLALFGGIQLIIGLVAVALFWREVPSLKREAQISS; encoded by the coding sequence ATGCCAAATCGAACAGACCGTTTTAGGCCCCAGCCTCATACCGAAGCTGCTGATCGCGCTATTCGCTTGAAGCAGCACAAGGCTTTGTTTGGCTTGCTTTCGCTCGCTGCCGGGCTGATTTTTCTTCAGGGCTACATGATTGCGCCCCTGATTCCGCGCCTAGCTGAAGTCTTTAACGTTCCAGTTCAAGAAATCGGCTTCATCGTTCCCGCCTACATGCTGTCCTATGCGTTGATGGCGCTGTTCTACGGAGTGCTGTCTGACCGATTTGGGCGGTGGTCTATCATCCGCATTTCGCTGATCATTTTTGTTGTCTGTACTGCATTGACCGCAACTGCTCAAACAGCGGCTCAGCTCTCGTTTTGGCGACTGCTGACTGGCCTTGGAGCCAGTGGTGTTATTCCACTCACCTTTGCCTTGGTCGGCGATCTCTTTCCCTTTGAGCAGCGCGGCAGCAAGCTGGGGCTGGTGTTTGCCGCAATGGAGGGCGGTATGGCAGCAGGTTCTGCGGGAGGTGCCATTCTAGAGCCCTTTATCGGCTGGCGGTGGCTCTTTGTGGGAACAGCCGTTTTAGCAGCAATCGTGCTTTGGCGGCTCCACCCCTATGGGGCCTTGTTCGACACTCCCAAAGTGGATAAGCTGCCCAGCCTGCGCCAAGTATTTAGGGGATACAGCCAGATCCTGTCCAGCTTTCGGGGGCAGCGAACCTATGCCTACGTGTTGTGGAACGGCATTTACCACTCTGGCGTATATACCTGGCTGGGGCTATACCTGTCGCAGCGCTATGGCATGGATGCGCTCAGTATTGGCCTGACCATTCTCGGCTACGGTATTCCGGGGCTGCTGCTGAGTTCTTTAATCGGTCGAGCTGTCGATCGTTGGGGCCGACGCTGGCTGGTGCCGCTGGGGCTGGTGATGGCGGCCTTGGCTGGCCTAGCGATGATTCCTAAAATTCCGGCTGTTGGCACAACCCTTGCAGTGCTGGTGCTGTCTTTGGGGTATGACCTGACTCAGCCTTTATTTGTCGGCATTGTGACGGACTTGGGCGACGAAAACAGCTTGGGCCAAACGATGGGCCTGAAGGTATTTACTCTATTTACCGGATTTGGTGTGGGCAGTCTCGTGTTTGGCGAACTCCTGCGGTTTGGCTTTGGGCCATCTCTGGCCCTTTTCGGCGGCATTCAGCTAATTATTGGGCTAGTTGCCGTTGCTCTATTTTGGCGAGAAGTGCCGTCGCTGAAGCGAGAGGCCCAAATCAGTTCGTAG